Proteins encoded by one window of Juglans regia cultivar Chandler chromosome 15, Walnut 2.0, whole genome shotgun sequence:
- the LOC109009957 gene encoding transcription factor bHLH96-like, with the protein MALEAVIYPQGPFSYGCKDFYYLGGGAGTWGCIDDLAFQEDDDKTLLGFLDHNNIEQGFQSNWDSESPSVMQNVKEWDPNSSSPEACTDDQSLTGIRSPPPREVPAPAAGTTTSRRKRKRTKSSKNMEEIENQRMTHIAVERNRRKQMNEYLAVLRSLMPPSYVQRGDQASIVGGAINFVKELEQLLQSKEAHQRREQQEPESCFPSSQPFAQFFIFPQYSRRAAQCSNTSAAENESMAQNQWAAAAAAADIEVTMVESHANIKILSKKHPRQLLKMVAGFQTLGLTILHLNVTTVDQMVLYSVSVKVEEGCQLNTVDEIAAAVNQMLRRIQEEAAFT; encoded by the exons ATGGCATTAGAAGCTGTAATTTACCCACAAGGTCCATTTAGTTATGGCTGCAAGGACTTTTACTACTTGGGAGGAGGAGCAGGAACTTGGGGCTGCATCGATGATCTTGCTTTCCAAGAAGATGATGACAAAACCCTTCTTGGCTTTCTCGATCACAACAACATAGAGCAAGGCTTCCAATCAAATTGGGATTCCGAATCTCCTTCTGTGATGCAAAATGTCAAGGAGTGGGATCCGAATTCTTCTTCCCCTGAGGCCTGCACAGATGATCAGTCGCTCACAGGAATAAGAAGTCCACCTCCGAGGGAAGTCCCGGCGCCGGCTGCGGGAACCACCACATCTCGGCGCAAGAGAAAGCGCACCAAGAGCAGCAAGAACATGGAGGAGATTGAGAATCAGAGGATGACCCACATTGCTGTTGAGCGCAATCGCCGTAAACAGATGAATGAATATCTTGCTGTGCTGCGGTCCTTGATGCCACCTTCTTATGTCCAAAGG GGTGACCAAGCATCCATAGTAGGAGGAGCAATCAATTTTGTAAAGGAATTGGAGCAGCTGCTGCAGTCCAAGGAGGCACATCAGAGGAGAGAGCAGCAAGAACCAGAATCTTGCTTTCCTTCATCACAACCTTTCGCACAGTTCTTCATCTTCCCACAATACTCGAGACGAGCAGCACAGTGCAGCAACACATCTGCTGCAGAAAACGAATCCATGGCTCAGAATCAGTGGGCTGCTGCTGCTGCGGCGGCAGACATAGAAGTAACCATGGTGGAGAGCCATGCCAACATCAAGATACTCTCAAAAAAGCATCCCAGACAGCTCTTGAAAATGGTGGCTGGATTTCAAACTCTGGGGCTCACCATTCTCCACCTTAATGTCACCACTGTAGATCAAATGGTGCTTTATTCTGTAAGCGTCAAG GTTGAGGAAGGGTGCCAGTTGAATACGGTGGATGAAATAGCAGCTGCTGTTAATCAAATGCTACGAAGAATTCAAGAAGAAGCTGCTTTCACCTGA